From one uncultured Bacteroides sp. genomic stretch:
- a CDS encoding queuosine precursor transporter, which translates to MNSKVSVPFMLLGILFNVCLIAANLLETKVIQVFGITVTAGLIVFPISYIINDCIAEVWGFKKARLIIWSGFAMNFFVVALGQIAVALPAAPFWQGAAGFNFVFGMAPRIVVASLAAFLVGSFLNAYVMSKMKVASGGKNFSARAIWSTVVGETADSLIFFPIAFGGIIPWRELIIMIGIQIVLKSLYEVIVLPITIRVVKAIKRIDGSDVYDEHISYNVLRIKDV; encoded by the coding sequence ATGAATAGTAAAGTATCCGTTCCTTTCATGCTGCTTGGCATTCTCTTTAATGTATGCCTCATCGCAGCTAATCTTCTCGAAACAAAAGTGATTCAGGTTTTCGGCATTACCGTTACTGCCGGACTGATTGTGTTTCCCATTTCATACATCATCAACGACTGCATAGCCGAGGTGTGGGGCTTCAAGAAAGCCCGTCTCATCATTTGGAGCGGGTTTGCGATGAATTTTTTCGTTGTGGCTCTGGGGCAAATAGCCGTGGCGCTGCCTGCCGCTCCGTTTTGGCAGGGCGCAGCAGGGTTTAACTTCGTTTTCGGCATGGCACCGCGCATTGTGGTGGCCAGTCTGGCGGCCTTTCTGGTAGGTTCTTTTCTGAATGCTTACGTAATGAGCAAGATGAAAGTAGCCAGTGGCGGAAAGAATTTCTCTGCCCGTGCCATTTGGTCTACCGTGGTGGGCGAAACGGCCGATTCGCTTATCTTCTTTCCCATCGCCTTCGGGGGCATCATTCCCTGGAGGGAGCTGATCATTATGATTGGCATACAGATTGTTCTCAAATCTCTCTACGAAGTGATTGTTCTCCCTATTACCATACGTGTGGTAAAAGCCATCAAGAGAATAGACGGTAGTGATGTTTACGATGAACACATCTCGTATAATGTACTCAGGATAAAGGATGTTTAA